A stretch of the Teredinibacter haidensis genome encodes the following:
- the gloA gene encoding lactoylglutathione lyase has translation MQFLHTMLRVGDLDKSLAFYTDVLGMTLLRKNEFPDGRFTLAFVGYGDESDSTVLELTHNWDTPSYDVGTGFGHLAIGVEDVYKACDKIKAAGGKVVREAGPMMHGTTVLAFVEDPDGYKIELLTSK, from the coding sequence ATGCAATTTTTACACACCATGTTACGAGTCGGTGATCTGGACAAATCCCTTGCCTTTTATACGGACGTATTGGGCATGACGTTACTGCGGAAAAATGAATTTCCAGATGGTCGCTTTACGCTCGCATTTGTGGGTTATGGCGATGAGTCCGATTCAACAGTGCTGGAGCTGACCCACAACTGGGATACACCTTCCTATGACGTGGGAACCGGCTTTGGGCACTTGGCTATTGGCGTTGAGGATGTCTATAAAGCTTGTGACAAGATAAAAGCGGCTGGCGGCAAGGTTGTACGCGAAGCCGGACCAATGATGCACGGAACAACCGTGCTGGCATTTGTCGAAGACCCGGATGGCTACAAAATCGAATTGCTGACAAGCAAGTAA
- a CDS encoding tryptophan halogenase family protein — MNDQRVRKIVIAGGGTAGWVVAAALSNQLGSLLDITLVESDDIGTVGVGEASIPTMRSFHRLAGVDEQEFMKATQSTFKLGISFENWGKVGGKYIHSFGKVGKSVWMADFHHLWMDAKARGLAGDLGDYCPELQAALAGKFALSPEGGLNYAYHLDASLYAKFLRTITEKRGVTRLEGKIVSVNQNPDSGFITSLALDSGANVDGDFFIDCTGFRGVLIEQTLKTGYEDWSHWLPTDRALAVQSEMCGPIPPYTRAVAHDAGWRWQIPLQKRMGNGLVYCSEYMSDDEALEQLLLSLDGKVSTEPFKVKYTTGRRKKAWNKNCVALGLSSGFLEPLESTSIHLIMIGITRLMQLFPFNGVADSLIKQFNDGTSLELERIRDFIILHYKVTQREDTAFWKFCKNLDIPQSLSDRLELFKESGIVSQAEGDVFQIDSWLQVMMGQGLHMDNYHLIGRLMSDQQLGSALSSLKTSVTQGIAKMPAHHEFLKQYCGN; from the coding sequence GTGAACGATCAAAGGGTTAGAAAAATCGTGATAGCTGGCGGTGGAACTGCTGGATGGGTAGTTGCGGCCGCGCTCTCAAACCAACTTGGCTCATTGTTGGATATCACTCTCGTTGAGTCTGATGACATTGGTACCGTGGGTGTGGGTGAAGCAAGCATTCCTACCATGCGGAGCTTTCATCGATTAGCTGGAGTCGATGAACAGGAATTCATGAAGGCTACGCAGTCTACTTTCAAGCTTGGTATTTCATTTGAAAATTGGGGGAAAGTGGGGGGAAAATACATTCACTCGTTTGGAAAAGTTGGTAAGAGCGTGTGGATGGCAGATTTTCATCATCTTTGGATGGATGCTAAGGCCAGAGGTTTAGCGGGTGATTTAGGTGATTATTGTCCCGAACTCCAAGCGGCGCTAGCAGGCAAGTTTGCCTTGTCACCAGAAGGCGGGCTCAACTACGCTTACCATCTGGACGCTTCATTGTATGCAAAATTTCTCAGGACCATAACAGAAAAACGTGGCGTTACACGGCTTGAGGGAAAAATTGTTTCGGTCAATCAAAATCCGGATTCGGGGTTTATTACCTCTCTTGCACTAGACTCAGGCGCTAATGTAGACGGCGATTTTTTTATCGATTGCACTGGGTTCAGAGGCGTCCTTATTGAGCAGACATTAAAAACCGGATACGAGGACTGGTCGCACTGGTTGCCAACAGACCGTGCGCTTGCCGTTCAGTCCGAAATGTGTGGCCCAATCCCCCCCTACACTCGAGCGGTAGCGCATGATGCGGGATGGCGCTGGCAGATTCCTCTGCAAAAGCGTATGGGTAACGGACTTGTGTATTGCAGCGAGTATATGTCGGATGATGAAGCGCTGGAACAGCTGCTTTTGAGCTTAGACGGAAAAGTCTCAACAGAACCGTTTAAAGTTAAATATACCACTGGCCGCCGCAAAAAAGCGTGGAATAAAAACTGCGTTGCTCTAGGGTTGTCTAGCGGCTTTTTGGAACCGCTAGAGTCTACGAGTATACACCTGATCATGATTGGTATTACTCGACTAATGCAGCTATTCCCCTTCAATGGCGTTGCAGATTCACTCATCAAGCAATTTAATGATGGAACAAGTCTGGAGCTTGAGCGAATTCGTGACTTTATAATTTTGCACTACAAAGTTACACAAAGAGAAGACACTGCGTTTTGGAAGTTCTGTAAAAACTTGGATATACCTCAGTCGCTCTCGGATCGCCTCGAGTTGTTCAAAGAAAGTGGCATTGTAAGTCAGGCAGAAGGTGATGTGTTTCAGATTGATTCGTGGTTGCAGGTCATGATGGGGCAGGGCTTGCATATGGATAATTACCATTTGATAGGGCGCCTGATGAGCGACCAGCAGCTGGGTTCCGCGCTAAGTTCGCTTAAAACGAGCGTTACTCAGGGTATTGCAAAGATGCCTGCCCATCACGAGTTTCTGAAACAATATTGTGGGAATTAA
- a CDS encoding TonB-dependent receptor yields the protein MFKKNNLSNAIAGILAASVVASPALAQEGNIEEVYVTGIRASMEASMDIKRESAGVVDAINAEDIGKFPDTNLAESLQRITGVSIDRVNGEGSEVTVRGFGGGNNLVVLNGRQIPSANVATVGGDQNSDFAAGSGRSFDFSNLASEGVSGLEVYKTGRASVSSGGIGATINVKTLKPLDNPGFKASVGGKIVNDTSVEYTGDEYTPELSGLVSWTDDDETFGVSLFASHQVRHSATPSATVNGWNISSLEQFLDPNSGMVDADTNVANAPGNQNQWVSVPNDSRWHVAETERERTNGMVTLQFRPMESLTLTADAFIAKNGLNEWRSDQTNWFNRPFDNVQFDSNPAVATTVFLQEDISGVKDTGFEQQARSTEDSIKSFGFNAGWQVTDTLNLALDVHSSEAESTPTGAFGTSSILVSMGAPVVTSHSLDLRRNGFPIQNITIDDSGASGRGDFGGTNNNGILDVGDLGSQVARTIASGQTTSIDQFNLDGSLEFDFGTFDFGVDYRSLEMNQTRIQTQQTLGNWGIENPGDIPADLIETVCLSCAFSDIDTYATGHSLTAFRGDAGELYAALSPFYASRGNAVTENGNENNTVQEDSTALYVQFNHDGEIAGMTYNVLAGVRWETTDVTSSAQLVPSAEIIWQSDNDFTITTADIVEPLRQEGSYDNVLPSIDFSLDVSDDIKARASYSWTIGRPDYGYLFVTDDADTPPRPTALGGLATGSSGNPSLQPLESKNWDLSFEHYYSDSSYASVGYYYKTIDNYVGTGVENRSLFGLRDPSSGQDGTRSGAALDELDALGMTRSDVNMFTMTALLDNFPRDEAVARFNAGVDPDTGALPQSFVDEILAAYDIEPNSTDPLFSFAVQVPVNTSKAHIDGMEFAWQHFFGDSGFGVQANYTIVNGDIGIDVASDPDENQFALLGLSDSANASLIFENDLMSARLAYNWRDDFLTESNRGAARNPVFVDEYRQLDMNVSVFVTDNLSVTFEAINLTGENSKNYARDESNIYYMQDLQTRYVLGARYTF from the coding sequence ATGTTTAAGAAAAATAATCTATCTAATGCTATTGCCGGTATTCTGGCTGCGTCCGTCGTCGCATCTCCGGCCCTGGCTCAAGAAGGCAACATCGAGGAAGTTTACGTAACGGGTATTCGTGCCAGTATGGAAGCTTCAATGGATATTAAACGCGAATCAGCTGGTGTCGTTGATGCGATTAATGCCGAGGATATTGGTAAATTCCCTGACACAAACCTTGCCGAGTCGCTGCAACGTATCACTGGCGTGTCTATAGACCGTGTAAATGGTGAAGGTTCAGAAGTTACTGTTCGTGGTTTCGGTGGTGGCAATAACCTGGTCGTATTGAATGGCCGTCAAATCCCCTCTGCAAACGTTGCTACTGTAGGTGGTGATCAGAACTCTGACTTTGCTGCAGGTTCTGGACGTTCTTTCGACTTTTCCAACTTAGCATCTGAAGGTGTAAGTGGTCTGGAAGTCTATAAAACTGGGCGTGCCAGCGTCTCCTCCGGCGGTATTGGTGCGACCATTAATGTCAAAACGTTGAAGCCTCTTGATAATCCTGGGTTTAAAGCTTCCGTTGGCGGTAAAATCGTTAACGATACCAGTGTTGAGTACACTGGTGACGAGTACACCCCTGAATTGTCTGGTCTGGTGAGTTGGACTGATGACGATGAGACTTTCGGTGTTTCGTTGTTTGCCAGCCATCAAGTTCGCCACAGCGCTACTCCAAGCGCTACTGTGAACGGCTGGAATATTAGCTCTCTGGAGCAGTTTCTCGACCCAAACAGCGGTATGGTTGACGCGGATACTAATGTTGCTAATGCTCCGGGCAATCAGAATCAGTGGGTGTCAGTGCCAAACGACAGCCGTTGGCACGTGGCTGAGACCGAGCGTGAACGTACTAACGGCATGGTAACTTTGCAGTTTCGCCCAATGGAGAGCCTTACTCTTACCGCTGACGCATTCATCGCTAAAAACGGCCTGAATGAGTGGCGTAGTGATCAGACTAACTGGTTCAACCGTCCTTTCGATAATGTACAGTTCGACTCCAACCCAGCTGTTGCTACCACTGTGTTCCTGCAGGAAGATATTTCCGGTGTGAAGGATACTGGTTTCGAGCAACAGGCTCGCTCCACGGAAGATAGCATTAAGTCTTTTGGTTTTAATGCTGGCTGGCAAGTGACTGATACTCTCAATCTTGCACTGGACGTTCACAGTTCTGAGGCTGAAAGTACGCCAACTGGCGCGTTCGGTACCAGCTCTATTCTGGTGAGTATGGGTGCTCCTGTTGTTACCTCTCACTCCTTGGACCTCCGCAGAAATGGTTTCCCAATCCAGAACATCACTATCGACGACTCTGGCGCTAGTGGTCGTGGTGACTTTGGTGGTACTAACAATAACGGTATCTTAGATGTTGGCGACCTGGGTTCTCAGGTTGCTAGGACCATAGCATCCGGTCAGACAACCAGTATCGACCAGTTCAACCTGGACGGTAGTCTGGAGTTCGATTTCGGTACATTTGATTTCGGTGTAGATTACCGCTCGTTAGAAATGAATCAAACTCGTATTCAAACTCAGCAGACCCTGGGTAACTGGGGTATTGAAAACCCAGGTGATATACCGGCTGACCTGATAGAGACAGTATGTCTAAGCTGTGCTTTCAGTGATATCGACACTTATGCGACGGGCCATTCTCTGACAGCGTTCCGAGGGGACGCCGGAGAGTTGTACGCGGCGTTGTCACCTTTTTACGCTAGCCGCGGTAACGCTGTGACTGAAAATGGCAATGAGAATAACACCGTTCAAGAAGACTCCACTGCGCTGTACGTCCAGTTTAACCACGATGGTGAAATCGCGGGAATGACGTACAATGTATTGGCAGGTGTTCGCTGGGAGACGACTGATGTCACTTCGAGTGCGCAACTTGTACCATCTGCCGAGATTATCTGGCAGTCGGATAATGACTTCACCATCACTACTGCCGACATCGTAGAACCACTTCGGCAGGAAGGTTCTTATGACAACGTTCTGCCCTCAATTGACTTCTCCCTAGACGTCAGCGATGACATCAAAGCGCGTGCATCCTATAGCTGGACTATTGGACGTCCGGACTATGGCTACTTGTTCGTAACCGACGATGCCGATACTCCACCACGTCCGACTGCGCTGGGTGGTCTTGCCACGGGCTCTTCGGGTAACCCAAGCCTTCAGCCTCTTGAGTCCAAGAATTGGGATCTGTCTTTCGAACACTACTACTCAGACAGCAGCTATGCGTCTGTCGGTTACTATTACAAGACCATCGATAACTACGTGGGTACCGGTGTAGAGAATCGCAGCTTGTTTGGCCTGCGTGACCCAAGCTCTGGCCAAGACGGGACTCGCTCCGGTGCTGCTCTTGATGAGTTGGATGCCTTAGGGATGACCCGTAGTGACGTTAACATGTTTACTATGACTGCATTGCTGGATAACTTCCCTAGAGACGAGGCTGTTGCACGTTTCAACGCGGGGGTCGACCCGGATACTGGTGCTCTGCCTCAGTCATTTGTTGATGAAATACTGGCCGCATACGATATTGAGCCAAACTCAACCGACCCACTGTTCAGCTTCGCTGTACAGGTACCTGTGAATACAAGTAAAGCTCATATCGACGGTATGGAATTCGCGTGGCAGCACTTCTTCGGTGATTCTGGCTTCGGTGTTCAGGCTAACTATACTATCGTTAATGGTGACATTGGAATTGATGTTGCCTCCGACCCAGACGAAAACCAGTTTGCGTTGCTTGGTTTGAGTGACAGTGCTAACGCATCGTTGATTTTCGAAAATGATCTGATGTCTGCTCGACTGGCATACAACTGGCGTGATGATTTTTTGACTGAGTCTAACCGTGGTGCTGCCCGTAACCCAGTGTTCGTCGACGAGTACAGACAGCTTGATATGAATGTAAGTGTGTTTGTTACCGACAATCTTAGTGTTACCTTCGAAGCTATCAACCTGACTGGCGAGAACTCTAAGAACTATGCTCGTGATGAAAGTAATATCTATTACATGCAGGATTTGCAGACTCGTTACGTGCTTGGAGCTCGCTACACTTTTTAA
- a CDS encoding SapC family protein: MSNNVILNNVEHKDLRVITTYSKEYGDSVNQVLTFPTEFAEVQREYPILFCKNSENKMQAVVILGLDRDENLFLDEKGGWSADYIPAIVARGPFMIGFQKKEVDGQLIKDPTIHINLEDPRVSENDGDAVFLSQGGNSPYLDRVSETLRRVYHGLPLSDSMFTAFEECGLLEPATIEVKLSNTEQYTIQDYFTICEEKLNNLDGNTLERLNKAGYLGLAYLALSSLGNMAKLIQMKNIKKTAV, encoded by the coding sequence ATGTCAAATAATGTAATTCTTAACAATGTGGAGCACAAAGACCTTCGGGTTATTACAACCTATAGCAAAGAGTATGGGGATAGTGTCAATCAAGTGCTGACTTTTCCTACCGAGTTTGCAGAGGTGCAACGAGAATATCCGATACTTTTTTGTAAAAATTCCGAAAATAAAATGCAAGCCGTCGTGATTTTAGGGCTGGATCGTGATGAAAACCTTTTTCTTGATGAAAAAGGAGGGTGGAGCGCGGACTACATTCCGGCGATTGTGGCCAGAGGGCCGTTCATGATTGGCTTCCAGAAAAAAGAAGTAGACGGGCAGCTGATTAAAGACCCTACGATTCATATCAATCTTGAAGATCCCAGAGTGAGTGAGAACGATGGTGACGCGGTATTCCTATCTCAGGGCGGAAACTCTCCATATTTGGACCGGGTGAGTGAGACTTTACGCCGTGTTTACCATGGACTACCTTTGTCTGATTCTATGTTTACTGCATTTGAGGAGTGCGGGCTTCTGGAGCCTGCGACCATAGAAGTAAAGTTGAGTAACACCGAGCAGTACACCATTCAGGATTATTTCACTATTTGTGAAGAAAAGCTCAACAACTTGGACGGTAATACGTTGGAGCGCCTGAATAAAGCGGGTTACTTGGGTTTAGCCTATCTTGCATTGAGTTCACTTGGGAATATGGCGAAACTCATACAAATGAAAAACATAAAAAAAACGGCAGTGTAA
- the pabB gene encoding aminodeoxychorismate synthase component I, translating to MKTLLIDNFDSFTYNLYQLIAEVNRVPPEVVSNNAISWEEIKKRGYDNIVISPGPGRPEKESDFGVCREVLMQSQIPVLGVCLGHQGLCHYTGGKVDYADKVMHGRVSVIHHSKGELFQHIPSPFNAVRYHSLVASEVSNALEVTAFSTNNIVMAVRHKSRPMWGVQFHPESICSEYGFQILKNFRDLTVDYHKYHPGLNSGVILEQSLKTEPVNESPAFPATAENPTIFYRRLPFTLNSELAFRELFQESRPAFWLDSSLQTEETRFSFMGDGNGPLSEFISYRALDQSLTVTRGGESTELRDSVFSYLQRQLSRYETFTDNLPFDFNLGYVGYFGYELKAECGYRNEFSSSVPDAQWLLADRVLVFDHDEDVIYLVCLEFRSQQARGKAWLEQMELVLNNLAGQKLDAVHQLAAEEAIDSSIDKYSRALSENEYIAVIERAKEAIREGESYEICLTNQLFKQTDASPFSVYSALRALNPAPYSCFLAFGETHILCSSPERFLTIDQQRMVESKPIKGTRKRGVTALEDEALISDLINNEKDRAENLMIVDLLRNDLGQVCDIGSVQVNKLFNVESYATVHQLVSTVRGHLKRGSSSVDCVKACFPGGSMTGAPKKRTLELLGGMEKCARGIYSGSIGFLAFNGCADLNIVIRTVVIHRGVANIGVGGAIVDLSDPQQELDETLLKSRALIGALLVAEQRETD from the coding sequence TTGAAAACGCTACTTATCGATAATTTCGATTCCTTTACCTATAACCTTTACCAGCTGATTGCCGAGGTAAATCGAGTTCCGCCAGAGGTGGTGAGCAACAATGCTATTAGCTGGGAGGAGATTAAAAAGCGGGGCTACGATAATATCGTTATCAGTCCAGGGCCAGGAAGGCCCGAGAAAGAATCGGATTTTGGTGTTTGTCGAGAAGTTCTTATGCAGTCTCAAATTCCTGTTCTGGGTGTTTGTCTCGGGCATCAGGGCTTGTGCCATTACACTGGCGGCAAAGTTGACTACGCTGATAAGGTTATGCACGGCCGGGTTAGTGTGATTCACCATTCCAAAGGCGAGCTATTTCAACATATACCCTCTCCGTTTAATGCTGTGCGTTATCATTCCTTGGTGGCCAGTGAAGTGTCTAATGCACTGGAGGTTACGGCATTTTCAACAAACAACATCGTTATGGCGGTACGCCACAAATCACGGCCAATGTGGGGTGTGCAGTTTCACCCGGAATCTATTTGCTCTGAATACGGTTTTCAGATTCTAAAAAACTTCAGGGATTTGACGGTTGATTACCACAAGTATCACCCCGGCCTGAATTCGGGCGTTATTCTGGAACAATCGTTAAAAACAGAACCTGTAAACGAAAGCCCAGCGTTCCCGGCGACAGCGGAAAATCCGACGATTTTTTATCGGCGGCTGCCGTTCACGCTGAATTCAGAGCTGGCCTTTCGCGAATTATTTCAGGAGTCGAGACCTGCTTTTTGGTTGGATTCGTCTCTGCAGACGGAAGAGACACGTTTTTCATTTATGGGTGATGGCAACGGGCCTCTCTCTGAATTTATCAGCTATCGAGCGCTGGATCAAAGTCTGACCGTGACGCGAGGAGGGGAATCCACAGAATTAAGGGATAGCGTTTTTAGCTATTTACAGCGACAACTCTCGCGCTACGAAACCTTTACTGACAACTTGCCCTTTGATTTTAATTTGGGCTATGTCGGTTACTTTGGTTATGAGTTGAAAGCTGAATGTGGTTATCGCAACGAGTTCAGCAGTTCAGTGCCTGACGCCCAGTGGCTGCTCGCAGACCGAGTACTGGTCTTTGATCACGACGAAGATGTCATCTATCTGGTTTGCTTGGAGTTCCGCAGCCAACAGGCTCGCGGGAAAGCTTGGCTGGAGCAGATGGAATTGGTACTGAACAATCTCGCCGGACAAAAGCTAGACGCTGTACATCAGCTTGCCGCTGAGGAGGCCATTGATTCAAGTATTGATAAGTATTCTCGAGCGCTGTCGGAAAATGAGTATATTGCAGTTATCGAAAGGGCGAAGGAGGCGATACGTGAAGGCGAGAGTTACGAGATTTGCTTGACCAACCAGCTGTTTAAACAAACGGACGCAAGCCCCTTCTCGGTGTATTCAGCCTTGCGCGCCCTAAACCCGGCTCCCTACTCCTGTTTTCTGGCCTTCGGTGAAACTCACATTTTGTGTTCTTCACCCGAACGCTTTTTAACGATCGATCAACAGCGAATGGTAGAAAGCAAACCCATTAAAGGTACGCGAAAACGGGGTGTGACAGCACTGGAAGATGAGGCGCTAATTTCTGATCTGATTAATAACGAAAAGGATCGCGCAGAGAATTTAATGATAGTCGACCTGCTGAGAAATGATCTCGGACAGGTCTGTGATATTGGCAGTGTGCAGGTTAACAAACTGTTTAATGTTGAAAGCTATGCCACTGTTCACCAGTTGGTTAGCACCGTACGCGGTCACCTAAAACGGGGCAGTTCGTCTGTCGATTGTGTTAAAGCGTGTTTCCCCGGAGGTAGTATGACCGGGGCTCCCAAAAAGAGGACTCTGGAGCTTCTAGGGGGAATGGAAAAATGTGCCAGAGGAATTTATTCCGGGAGTATTGGTTTTCTGGCGTTTAATGGTTGTGCAGATCTCAATATTGTTATTCGAACCGTGGTTATTCATAGAGGTGTTGCCAATATTGGGGTGGGTGGTGCTATTGTCGACCTTTCTGATCCTCAGCAGGAGTTGGACGAAACCTTACTTAAAAGCCGTGCGCTGATCGGGGCATTGTTGGTTGCAGAGCAGCGGGAAACGGATTAA
- a CDS encoding ParA family protein, producing MTQIFVANPKGGCGKTTIATQLAGYFANSGKRVLLVDHDAQRSSSDWLGSRSECYSHIDLIASAVDQPIEEGTAELVVHDMPAAWDLDHVAEIIQGDDRILIPVLSSPTDIKACLRFIMGLYRSGVMESSIKIGLVANRSRVKTRYFRVLLEFLQRIELPLVATLRDTQNYVKAMDRGVTIFDLPPGMVAGDIEQWQPLLEWLEITH from the coding sequence ATGACCCAGATCTTTGTCGCCAATCCAAAAGGTGGTTGTGGTAAAACGACAATAGCCACCCAGCTGGCAGGCTATTTCGCGAATAGCGGAAAACGGGTGCTGTTAGTGGATCACGATGCCCAGCGTTCCAGTTCGGACTGGTTGGGTAGCCGGTCTGAGTGTTATTCCCATATTGATCTGATCGCTTCTGCGGTAGATCAACCTATAGAGGAGGGCACGGCTGAGCTGGTTGTACACGATATGCCTGCAGCCTGGGATCTGGACCATGTAGCGGAAATTATTCAGGGTGATGACCGTATACTGATTCCCGTTCTTTCCTCTCCAACCGATATAAAAGCTTGTTTGCGTTTTATTATGGGCTTGTATCGCTCGGGGGTGATGGAATCATCAATTAAAATCGGTTTGGTTGCCAATCGTTCGCGGGTAAAAACTCGCTATTTCCGTGTGCTGCTGGAATTCCTTCAGCGCATAGAGTTGCCTCTGGTGGCAACTTTACGCGATACCCAAAATTACGTAAAAGCGATGGATCGAGGCGTAACGATCTTCGATTTGCCGCCGGGGATGGTGGCTGGAGACATAGAA
- a CDS encoding LysM peptidoglycan-binding domain-containing protein, translating into MADGDVKHTVSTGETLSQIAKRYRLTLGRLLSANTLYRTHPEDLRAGADLIIPQAKIEFSALRFERDDTADSSIYNSSETLALPHDESVYFSVGCGQLTFDCEGSEERGRNFSRKPRVPTAESGVTIGRGYDLKERSETEIFDDLMEVGVKAQDARKLSGCRHLSGVKARRFLKDFGFNRIEISAESQYGLFNLLMSEFEGDIINICHKEDIVEKYGLTPWQDIPQVIKDVILDLKFKREFTGATRERLQPALVSGRLDEFFQIMSDRYYWVELRGVPSSRFQKRIDYLSGFVASWMRVDPAI; encoded by the coding sequence ATGGCAGACGGTGATGTAAAACATACGGTTTCTACAGGAGAAACGCTTTCACAAATTGCCAAGCGTTATCGATTAACTTTGGGGCGGCTCCTTTCTGCGAACACCCTGTATCGAACGCATCCTGAAGATTTACGGGCAGGCGCTGATTTGATTATTCCCCAGGCTAAAATTGAATTTTCAGCCCTACGTTTTGAACGTGATGATACTGCCGATTCGTCCATTTATAACTCTTCTGAAACACTTGCTCTTCCTCACGACGAAAGTGTGTATTTCTCCGTTGGTTGTGGCCAGTTAACATTTGACTGTGAAGGGTCGGAAGAGCGTGGGCGTAATTTCAGTCGTAAGCCCCGGGTGCCGACCGCAGAGTCGGGTGTAACTATTGGTCGTGGTTATGATTTAAAAGAACGTTCTGAGACGGAGATATTTGATGACTTGATGGAGGTGGGAGTGAAAGCGCAGGATGCTAGAAAGCTTAGTGGCTGCAGACATTTATCGGGAGTAAAAGCGAGAAGATTTTTAAAGGACTTTGGCTTCAATCGAATCGAGATATCTGCAGAATCGCAGTACGGGTTATTTAATTTACTCATGTCTGAATTCGAAGGCGATATCATCAATATCTGTCATAAGGAAGATATCGTCGAAAAATATGGCCTGACTCCCTGGCAGGATATACCACAAGTAATAAAGGACGTGATTTTGGATCTGAAGTTCAAGCGCGAGTTCACCGGCGCAACGCGCGAACGCCTACAACCGGCCCTCGTTTCTGGTCGCTTAGACGAGTTCTTTCAAATTATGTCAGATCGCTACTACTGGGTAGAGCTGCGAGGAGTCCCTTCTTCTCGCTTTCAGAAGCGCATAGACTACCTTTCCGGCTTTGTCGCTTCGTGGATGAGAGTGGATCCGGCAATTTGA
- a CDS encoding cupin-like domain-containing protein — protein MKVVERKTQTVSGVDIENIPYQKLLEEGRPVIFKGIAQHWPVVQAGLKSASESMDYVSRFYNRKKLLAYIGQPEIKGKFFYNTELTGINFETQWVELGPFFNQLKVSQGNKESPAYFIGSTTVDGCLPGFRKNNELPLNHEMFQKNPHLLSIWIGNRTLTSAHYDFSNNLACCLVGKRRFTLFPPDQIANLYPGPLEPTPGGQVVSMVDFNNPDFDIFPRFTDALAACEVADLEPGDVLFYPAMWWHQVESLSDFNVMMNYWWNTTPQYLDSPQTTLLHGILSLRDRPVAEKTAWKAIFDYYLFNESDDITGHIPEHARGNLAKLDETKARRLRAQILSALNR, from the coding sequence ATGAAGGTGGTTGAGCGAAAAACCCAAACAGTATCAGGTGTTGATATAGAAAATATTCCATATCAAAAACTGCTTGAAGAGGGCAGGCCGGTAATCTTTAAGGGAATTGCTCAACACTGGCCAGTTGTTCAAGCTGGACTTAAAAGTGCATCTGAGTCGATGGATTACGTGTCTCGATTTTATAACCGGAAAAAATTACTTGCTTATATCGGCCAGCCAGAAATTAAGGGAAAGTTTTTTTATAATACAGAACTTACTGGCATTAATTTCGAAACTCAGTGGGTAGAATTAGGGCCGTTTTTCAATCAGTTAAAAGTGTCACAGGGAAACAAAGAGTCACCGGCGTATTTTATTGGTTCAACCACGGTGGATGGGTGTTTGCCCGGCTTCCGTAAAAATAATGAGCTTCCTCTTAATCACGAGATGTTTCAGAAAAACCCTCATCTGTTGAGTATCTGGATTGGCAACAGAACCCTGACTTCGGCGCATTACGATTTCTCGAACAATCTCGCCTGTTGTCTTGTTGGAAAGCGCAGGTTCACGCTTTTCCCGCCGGACCAAATTGCAAACTTATATCCGGGCCCGCTTGAACCTACGCCGGGTGGGCAGGTTGTAAGCATGGTGGACTTCAATAACCCAGACTTCGATATTTTCCCGCGTTTTACAGATGCCCTTGCTGCATGCGAGGTTGCTGATCTTGAGCCGGGAGACGTACTCTTCTACCCTGCAATGTGGTGGCACCAGGTGGAATCGCTGAGTGACTTTAATGTCATGATGAATTACTGGTGGAATACGACGCCACAGTATCTGGATTCACCACAAACTACTTTGCTCCATGGCATATTGAGCTTAAGGGATCGGCCTGTTGCAGAAAAAACGGCGTGGAAGGCAATTTTTGACTACTACTTGTTTAATGAATCGGATGACATTACCGGTCATATTCCAGAGCATGCTAGAGGAAACCTTGCCAAGCTCGATGAAACAAAGGCGCGAAGGCTTAGGGCGCAGATTCTTAGTGCTCTAAATAGATAA